The DNA window ATAAATATGAAGGTGCATTTGATATATCTCATACTGTAAGTGGAGAAATCATAGGTAAAGCATATTTAGCAAGTGATGAAGATGCAAAAGAAACTGAAGCTAAAGTTGTAGAATTAATGAAAACTATTACTAAAGAAAACTTTGCTGAAAAAGCAAAAGAATTATCAAAAGATCCAGGAAGTGCACAAAACGGTGGGGATTTAGGAAAAGCTAATATAAATAACTTTGTTCCTGAATTTAAAGAAGCTGTTGCAAAAGCAGAAGCTGGAAGTATAGTTGGACCAGTTAAGACACAATTTGGATATCATATTATCTTGGTTGAAGAAAAAGATAAAGATAATAAAGATATGGCAACATTAAAACATATCTTAATAAGTGTTGAACCAGGAAAAAAAACTAAAGATGAAACTAAAGCAAAAGTTTTAGAAATAAAAGATTTAATTTCTTCAAATAAATTAACTTGGGAAAATATTACTGGTGATACTACTGGTAAATATAATGAATATGGTATAAAAGATCATTTCTCTAAAGTAAAAGAAAATGATAAATTACCTGTAGTTGGATATGACAAAGAAGTAAATAATAAATTATTTGCTGCAAAAGTTGGAGAATTTATAGAAATATCATTAGATGATTCATTTGTATTAATTCAAAAAACAGAAGACATACCATACAAAAAAGTTGGATTTAATGAAGTAAAAGAAAAATTAAATTACATCGCAGCAACAGAATATGTAACAAAACATTTATTAGAAATATAAAATAAATAAGGACAATCTTTTTAGATTGTCCTTATTAAAAAATGGAGTGTAAAATGGGGAAAAAAATATCACCGTATATTTTGATACTTATCTCATTTATATCAATAATACTAATAGGAGCGACATTTTTAACTTTTAGTTTTAGTTTGCAAAAAGGAGTAAATATTAGTTTTTTTGAAGCATTATTTACTGCAACATCAGCTGTAACAGTAACAGGTTTATCTATACTTGATGTAAGTAAAACTTTTAATGATTTTGGGACTTTAGTTATATTGATATTGATACAACTTGGAGGATTAGGGATTTTAACTTTCTCTTCTTTAATAGTATTGTTAGTATCAAAAAAAATAGGATATTATACAAAAAAAATTGTGAAAGAAGATTTAAATTTTGAGGATAAATTTGATATTTATTTATATATAAAAAAGGTGGCAATGGTTGTATTTGGAATAGAATTTTTAGGTGCATTTTTTCTTTTATCAAATTTTTTAAAAACTTATACATTAGGTAAAGCTATTTTTTATTCGATTTTTCATTCAATTTCTGCTTTTTGTAATGCAGGTTTTTCATTATATAGTAATAATTTAGAGGGGTTTGTTGATAATATACATGTTAATATAGTTATTGCGTTTTTAATATTTACAGGAGGGGTAGGTTTTGCAGCAATAATTGATGTGTATGATTATATTAGAGGAAAAAGTAGAAGAGTTACGATTAATACAAAATTTTCTTTATATATTACTTTTTCATTACTATTTATAGGTATGTTTTCATTTTTAATTCTTGAATATACAAATAGTAGTAGTATAGGAGAAATGTCATTTTTAAAGAAAGTATTAGCAAGTTTCTTTCAATCTGTAAGCTTAAGAACAGCAGGATTTAATACAGTTAATATAAATGAATTAAGAATACCTACAGTATTAATTGCATGTCTATTAATGTTTATTGGAGCATCACCTGGATCTACAGGTGGAGGTATTAAAACAAATACTGTAGGAATAATATTTTTAGGAATTAGAGCTTCGTTAAAAAATAAAGAGGATATATTATTTTCAAAAAGAAGAATTTCATTTAGAACTTTCAATAAAGCAGCTGCATTATTATTAATAGCAATTTCTTATGTTTTTGTAATATTTGTATTAATGAGTATTTTTGAAAGCGATAAAGATATTGTGAAAGTATTATTTGAATTAGTTTCAGCTATGGGGACAGTAGGTTTAAGTATGGGATTAACATCTTCTCTTACTATATATTCAAAAGCGTTATTAATTTTAACGATGTTTTTAGGAAGAGTTGGTTTACTGACTGTAGTTTTATCTTTATCAGGTACAACAGAAAAAGGAAAATATACATATCCAGAAGAAAATATATTAATTGGTTAGGAGCAATATGAAAAATTATTTAGTAATAGGGTTAGGAGAATTTGGTAAGTCTGTTGCAAAGACATTATATAAAAATGGTAATACAGTTTTAGCACTTGATTCATCAGAAGAATTAGTAAGACAAGCATTAGAAGAAGAGATAGTAGATGAAGCAATAATATTAGATGTAACAGATGAAACAACATTAAAAAATATTGTAAAAGATGATTTTGAAATTGCATTTGTATGTATAGGAAGTAACATACAAGCGAGTATTTTAGTTACATTACAATTGAAAGAATTAGGAATTAATAAAATAATATGTAAAGCAGTATCTCATACTCAAGGGAAAGTACTTAAAAAAATTGGTGCAGATATGGTTGTATACCCAGAAGAATCAATGGGAGAAAAAATTGCTTTAGCATCACTTAGACCAACAGTTGTGGAGCATTTTAGATTTTCAGAAGAATATTCTGTATTTGAAATAATAATGCCTGAAGAATTTGTTGGAAAAACATTAAAAGATTTAGATTTAAGAAATAAATATGAAGCTAACGTTATGGCAGTAAAATATGGAGATGGAACTATGAATGTTACACCTAGTCCAAATGATATTTTAAAAGAAGATGAAATGTTAGTAATGTTACTTAAAACAGAGATGATAGATAAAATAATTAAATAGGGGTGAATATGAATAATAAATATGATGTACTAGTAGTTGGAGCAGGTCATGCAGGTATTGAAGCAGCTCTTGCTAGTGCAAGACTTGGATTAAAAACAGCTATGTTTACAATCACTTTAGATAATATAGGGGTAATGTCTTGTAACCCTTCTATAGGTGGTCCTGCAAAATCTCATTTAGTAAAAGAGTTAGATGCTCTAGGTGGACAAATGGCTAAGACAATAGATAAATCATTTGTACAAATTAGAATATTAAATACAAAAAAAGGTCCAGCTGTAAGAGCATTAAGATCACAGGCAGATAGAAAAATTTATGCTAGAAATATGAAAAAAATTGTAGAAAATCAAGAAAATCTTGATGTTGTACAAGATATAGTTACTGAACTAATTTATGAAAAAGATACTGAAAAAGATTTTGTTGTTAAAGGATTAAAAACAAAAAATGGATTAGAATTTATTGGAAAAAGTGTAATTATATGTTCAGGGACTTTTTTAAATGGATTATTATATGTAGGTGATAAAATACTTGAAGGTGGAAGAATGGGAGAACTTTCAGCTAAAGATTTAACTTCATCATTAGTTGATATGGGACTAAAAGTTAGAAGATTTAAAACTGGGACTTCACCTAGAATAGATGCAAGAACAATAAATTTTGATATATTAGAAGAGCAACCTGGAGAAACTGGTAAGGTAATTAAATTTTCTAATTCAACACCAAATGAAGTTATTGAAAATACGAAACAACTATCATGCTATATTTCAAGAACAAATTTAGATTTACATAGAATAATTAGAGATAATTTAAATAGATCTCCATTATATAATGGAACAATAAAAGATTCAGTAGGACCTAGATATTGTCCATCTATTGAAGATAAGGTAATGAAATTTAATGATAAAGACTCACATCATTTATTCTTAGAACCTGAAGGATTTGATACTAATGAAGTATATATCTCAGGATTATCAACATCTTATCCTGCAGATCTACAACAAGAAATGGTAAGACAAATTGAAGGTTTAGAAAATGCAAGAATAATGAGATATGGATATGCGGTAGAGTATGATTTTGTAAATCCAAATGAATTAGAATATACATTAGAAACAAAAAAGGCTAAAGGGCTATATCTAGCAGGGCAGATTAATGGAACTAGTGGATATGAAGAAGCAGCTGTTCAAGGATTACTTGCAGGTATAAATGCAAGTTTAGCTATAAAAGGAGAAGAACCTTTATTACTTGAAAGAAATAATTCATATATTGCAACATTAATAGATGATTTAATAACTAAAGAAATTGAAGAACCTTATAGAATGTTTACTGCAAGATCAGAATATAGATTAATATTAAGAGAAGATAATGCAGATTTAAGATTAGCTCATATTGGTCATAAAATTGGTTTAGTTGATGATGAAACATATGCTAAAGTATTAGAAAAACTAAATAATGTTGAAAAAACAATTGAAATACTTGAAAATACTAAACTTGGGGTAAGTAATAAAAAATTAGTAGAAGTTTTAGAAAAAAATAATGAGACTTTAAAGAGCGGAACAACACTGAAAGAATTATTACGTAGACCAAGCTTTACATATGATGATATTAAATACATTGCAGAAGATATAAGTAATATGGAAAATATTTGTTTTGATGAAGAAACTGAGTATCAAATAGAAGTTCAAATAAAATATGAAGGATATATCAATAAAGCAAATGCAATGATAGAAAAACAAAGAAAATTAGAAGAAAAAATTATACCAGCTGAATTAGATTTTTTTGAAATTAAAGGTATAACAGGGGAAGCTAAACAAAAATTAAATGAAAGAAAACCTCATACAGTTGGACAAGCATCACGTATCGCAGGTGTTACACCAGCAGATATTTCAGTACTATTAATGTACTTAGATGGCAAGATAAAATTATAGGAAGGAGTAAAGATGGAAAAAAAAGAAACAACTTTTTCTAAAAAGAAAAAGGAAATTGATGAAAAAATTAAAGCTGTAAAACAACTATTTGAAGAAGAATTATTAGCTTCAACTAAAACTACAGCAACTAAAGCAAAAAAGACTAGAAAAAAAGAAGAAAAAGTAGAAGTTGTCGAAAAGATTGTTGAAAAAGTTGTTGAAAAAAACAATGAGATAACAACAGATAAGACATATATCATACCATTAGGTGGGATTGAAGAAATTGGTAAAAATATGACTGTTATACAATATAGAGATGAAATGATAGTTATAGATGCTGGACTTACATTCCCAGAAGATGAACATTTAGGAATTGATTTAATTATTCCTAGTTTTGAATATTTATCAGCAAATTTAGCTAAAGTAAAAGCATTATTAATAACACATGGACATGAAGACCATATAGGAGCTGTACCATATTTTTATCAAAAATTAGGCTCAGATATACCTATGTATGGAGGTAAATTAAGCTTAGAATTAGCACTTGCAAAATTTGAGAAAGTAGTTACTAAAAAACCTAAATGTGTATTTATTTCAAACAGAAATGAAGTTAAAATTGGTAAGTATTTTACAGTAGAATTTATAAGCGTAACACACTCTATACCAGATTGTTATGCAATTAGAATTAAAACTCCAACTAGTACAATATTACATACAGGAGATTTTAAAGTAGATTTAACACCAGTTAATGATGAAAAATTTGATTTTGGAAGGTTAGCAACTATTGGAGAAGAAGGTGTAGATTTATTACTTTCAGATAGTACAAATGCACAAGTTCCAGGTTCAACTCCATCAGAATCAGTTGTTGGAAGAAGTATAGATGCAGAAGTTGCAAAAGCAACTGGAAGAGTAATTTTAGCATCATTTGCTTCACATGTACATAGAATACAGCAAATTATACTAATAGCTCAAAAATATGGTAGAAAAATTGCTATTGATGGTAGAAGTATGTTAAAAATATTTGAGATTTGCTCAAAACTTGGGTATTTAAAGATTCCAAAAAGTATGATAATCACATTAGAACAAGCAGAAAATATGGCTGAAAATAAAGTAATGATTATATGTACTGGAACTCAAGGAGAACCTTTATCAGTATTATCTAGAATAGCAAATGGATCACATAAGTCTATTTCACTTAGAGCAAATGATAAAGTAATAATTTCTGGTTCACCAATACCAGGAAATGAAAAAGCAGCATATAAAAATATAAACCAACTTCTAAAAAAAGAAGCTTCAGTAGTATTTGAGAAAATTATGGGAATACATGTTTCAGGTCATGGTTGCCAAGAGGAACAAAAATTAATGTTGAATCTAATAAAGCCTAAGTACTTTATGCCAGTACATGGTGAATATGTAATGCTAAAAAAACATAAAGATTTAGCAATGCAAGTTGGAGTACCTGAAGAGAATATAATTCTAGCAGAAAATGGTTCTAAACTTGAATTAACTCCAACAAGTTTTAAAAATGTAGGAAAAGTTCCAAGTGGGGCTGTATATATTTATGGAGATAGTGTTGGAAATGTTAGAGAACATATTTTAAGAGAGAGACAATCTCTTGCAGATAATGGTGTTCTAACTATATCTATTGCACAAAATTCTGATCTTAAGTTTATTGGAGATCCAATAATATTTAGTAAAGGATTCTTGTATAAAAAAGATGATAGTACTTCACAAATTTCTGAAAGCATGAAAGAGGTTGTAAAAGCAAAACTTGCATCACTTGAACAAGCAAAAGAACAAGATATAGAAAAAATTAAGATAGGAATTGTTAATACTTTAAATAATTTCTTTAATGATAATATAGGTAAAGTGCCAACAGTAATAGTAACAGTAGTTAGAGTATAAGTAAGGGAGTTAGTATGGAATTGATTTTAAAAGATAGCATTAACTTTAATTTCAACATATCAGACTTTGCATTAGATCCTTTAAATCATACACTAATTACAACTGGAGATTCGTTAGATTTTTTCTCTGAAATGAAAAAAATTAAGAGTATAAAAGGTAAAATGAAAGACTCTTTAAGTATTAGATTTATTAAATACGAAAATCAACTTTTTCAAAGTAATGATTTTTATGTAGTATCTTCTAATGACAAAGTATATAAAGTAGATGGAAAAAAGAAAAAAATTGTAGAAGAGGTAGCTCTTCCATTAAATAATGTTGAAAATGTAATTGTAAGTAAATCAGGAAAAATAGCATATATCTCCAATGGAATACTATATATAAATGAGATTAGTATGGAAAGTTTGAAAGCATTTCCACTAACTGATTTTGGAGAAGGTAGATTTAAAATATATATAAGTGGTGAGAATATTTTAATCAAGCATAGAAAAATGTATGAAAGTAGTGTAAATGTAGTAATATTTTCACTACAGCATTTAAAAAAGATATCTGAAATAACTTCAACAACTAATCATATCTATTCAAAAATAGTTGGTTTAAATTATTTAGCATCAACTGATGAAGGATATGTAGAGGTTTGGGATATACTTGAATCACAGATAAAAAATTCATATAAATTATCAAATTATAAAATAACTTTTATTGAAACTGATGGGAATTTTTATTATTTTGGTAATATCAATGGAGAACTAATAATTACAGATTTAGAAATGAATATAGTTAAAAAATACAAAGTATTTCAAGATGAAATAAAGAGAATTAGAATTTATGATTCTAAAGTATATATCTTATCATTTAATAACAGAATGAAAATATATGACATATTAAATAATGACAGCAAGTTTGATAATGCAGTAATAAATTTTATGAATGGGTATAAAATACATGAAAGTTTCAAAGAATTTTTTACAATAGATAGAGTTGCTGAAATTAAAAGATTTATAGATAATCTTGAAGCTGACTATATTGATTATACACCAAGTTCAGATAAAATATTTAAAGCATTTAATCAAGATATTTTAAATATTAAAGTATGTATTATGGGAAAAGATCCATATTTTCAAAAGGGAGTTGCAACAGGACTTGCTTTTGAAGTAAGAAGTGACAGTTGGATGGATGAAAAAGTAAATACTTCCTTAAAAAATATATTGAAATTAATATATAAAACATATACTGGTAAATTTGCAGATATATCTGAAATTAGAAATGCAATATTAAAAAAAGAATTTAATATACTAACACCAAATGAAATTTTTGAAAATTGGCAGAAGCAGGGTGTATTATTATTGAATTCTTCATTAACAACAGTAGTAGATAAACCGGGATCACATCATAAATTCTGGGAAGATATTATAAATGATTTAGTAGAATATATTAGTACAAAAAATCAAAATATCATTTATCTACTGTGGGGAAATGATGCAGCTGTAATGGAAAAACATATTTTAAATGGAGAAATTATTAAGCATAATCATCCTGCTATTTGTGGGAATTTAAAAAATGAAAATGATTTTATGCTAGGAAAGTCTTTTGAAAAAACAAAAAAATATATAAATTGGTTAGGAGTGTAGAGATGAGTAAAATTTTATTAGAGGGATTAACTTTTGATGATGTATTATTAATACCACAGAGTTCAAGCGTTATACCAAGTGAGGTAGAATTAAAAACAAAATTAACAAAAAGGTTAACATTAAATGTACCTATTATTAGTGCTGCAATGGATACTGTTACAGAAGCAGAATTAGCAATTGCAATAGCAAGAGAAGGTGGAATTGGATTTATCCACAAAAATATGACTATTGAAAGACAAGCAGAAGAAGTAAACAAAGTTAAAATATTTGAAAGTGGTATGATTACTAATCCTATTACATTGAATGTGGGATCAG is part of the Streptobacillus canis genome and encodes:
- a CDS encoding TrkH family potassium uptake protein; this translates as MGKKISPYILILISFISIILIGATFLTFSFSLQKGVNISFFEALFTATSAVTVTGLSILDVSKTFNDFGTLVILILIQLGGLGILTFSSLIVLLVSKKIGYYTKKIVKEDLNFEDKFDIYLYIKKVAMVVFGIEFLGAFFLLSNFLKTYTLGKAIFYSIFHSISAFCNAGFSLYSNNLEGFVDNIHVNIVIAFLIFTGGVGFAAIIDVYDYIRGKSRRVTINTKFSLYITFSLLFIGMFSFLILEYTNSSSIGEMSFLKKVLASFFQSVSLRTAGFNTVNINELRIPTVLIACLLMFIGASPGSTGGGIKTNTVGIIFLGIRASLKNKEDILFSKRRISFRTFNKAAALLLIAISYVFVIFVLMSIFESDKDIVKVLFELVSAMGTVGLSMGLTSSLTIYSKALLILTMFLGRVGLLTVVLSLSGTTEKGKYTYPEENILIG
- a CDS encoding potassium channel family protein codes for the protein MKNYLVIGLGEFGKSVAKTLYKNGNTVLALDSSEELVRQALEEEIVDEAIILDVTDETTLKNIVKDDFEIAFVCIGSNIQASILVTLQLKELGINKIICKAVSHTQGKVLKKIGADMVVYPEESMGEKIALASLRPTVVEHFRFSEEYSVFEIIMPEEFVGKTLKDLDLRNKYEANVMAVKYGDGTMNVTPSPNDILKEDEMLVMLLKTEMIDKIIK
- the mnmG gene encoding tRNA uridine-5-carboxymethylaminomethyl(34) synthesis enzyme MnmG gives rise to the protein MNNKYDVLVVGAGHAGIEAALASARLGLKTAMFTITLDNIGVMSCNPSIGGPAKSHLVKELDALGGQMAKTIDKSFVQIRILNTKKGPAVRALRSQADRKIYARNMKKIVENQENLDVVQDIVTELIYEKDTEKDFVVKGLKTKNGLEFIGKSVIICSGTFLNGLLYVGDKILEGGRMGELSAKDLTSSLVDMGLKVRRFKTGTSPRIDARTINFDILEEQPGETGKVIKFSNSTPNEVIENTKQLSCYISRTNLDLHRIIRDNLNRSPLYNGTIKDSVGPRYCPSIEDKVMKFNDKDSHHLFLEPEGFDTNEVYISGLSTSYPADLQQEMVRQIEGLENARIMRYGYAVEYDFVNPNELEYTLETKKAKGLYLAGQINGTSGYEEAAVQGLLAGINASLAIKGEEPLLLERNNSYIATLIDDLITKEIEEPYRMFTARSEYRLILREDNADLRLAHIGHKIGLVDDETYAKVLEKLNNVEKTIEILENTKLGVSNKKLVEVLEKNNETLKSGTTLKELLRRPSFTYDDIKYIAEDISNMENICFDEETEYQIEVQIKYEGYINKANAMIEKQRKLEEKIIPAELDFFEIKGITGEAKQKLNERKPHTVGQASRIAGVTPADISVLLMYLDGKIKL
- a CDS encoding ribonuclease J codes for the protein MEKKETTFSKKKKEIDEKIKAVKQLFEEELLASTKTTATKAKKTRKKEEKVEVVEKIVEKVVEKNNEITTDKTYIIPLGGIEEIGKNMTVIQYRDEMIVIDAGLTFPEDEHLGIDLIIPSFEYLSANLAKVKALLITHGHEDHIGAVPYFYQKLGSDIPMYGGKLSLELALAKFEKVVTKKPKCVFISNRNEVKIGKYFTVEFISVTHSIPDCYAIRIKTPTSTILHTGDFKVDLTPVNDEKFDFGRLATIGEEGVDLLLSDSTNAQVPGSTPSESVVGRSIDAEVAKATGRVILASFASHVHRIQQIILIAQKYGRKIAIDGRSMLKIFEICSKLGYLKIPKSMIITLEQAENMAENKVMIICTGTQGEPLSVLSRIANGSHKSISLRANDKVIISGSPIPGNEKAAYKNINQLLKKEASVVFEKIMGIHVSGHGCQEEQKLMLNLIKPKYFMPVHGEYVMLKKHKDLAMQVGVPEENIILAENGSKLELTPTSFKNVGKVPSGAVYIYGDSVGNVREHILRERQSLADNGVLTISIAQNSDLKFIGDPIIFSKGFLYKKDDSTSQISESMKEVVKAKLASLEQAKEQDIEKIKIGIVNTLNNFFNDNIGKVPTVIVTVVRV
- a CDS encoding uracil-DNA glycosylase family protein is translated as MELILKDSINFNFNISDFALDPLNHTLITTGDSLDFFSEMKKIKSIKGKMKDSLSIRFIKYENQLFQSNDFYVVSSNDKVYKVDGKKKKIVEEVALPLNNVENVIVSKSGKIAYISNGILYINEISMESLKAFPLTDFGEGRFKIYISGENILIKHRKMYESSVNVVIFSLQHLKKISEITSTTNHIYSKIVGLNYLASTDEGYVEVWDILESQIKNSYKLSNYKITFIETDGNFYYFGNINGELIITDLEMNIVKKYKVFQDEIKRIRIYDSKVYILSFNNRMKIYDILNNDSKFDNAVINFMNGYKIHESFKEFFTIDRVAEIKRFIDNLEADYIDYTPSSDKIFKAFNQDILNIKVCIMGKDPYFQKGVATGLAFEVRSDSWMDEKVNTSLKNILKLIYKTYTGKFADISEIRNAILKKEFNILTPNEIFENWQKQGVLLLNSSLTTVVDKPGSHHKFWEDIINDLVEYISTKNQNIIYLLWGNDAAVMEKHILNGEIIKHNHPAICGNLKNENDFMLGKSFEKTKKYINWLGV